The genomic DNA TTTGTCCTAACTATCTCTTCAAGATCATCAACAGCGTAAACGTGAGTAAACTCATCTTCACTTATATCTATATCTCTTGGAACTGCAATATCAAAAAAGTATCTATGGAAGTCTTTTTGCTCGATTATATCATCTGTGATAATAGCATTTGGCGCTCCAGTAGCACTAAAAATAAGTCTATATCTATTCACATACTCGCTAAGCTTGTCGATACTAGCGCAACTCGCAAGTTCGCCAAGCTCACAAACCAAATTCTCAGCTTTTTGCAAATCTCTATTTAAGATAATAGTATTTACTCCGGCTCCGATTAAATGCTTACAAGCAAGCCTACTCATCTCTCCAGCACCGACCACCACGGCGCTCATCCCGCCGATACTTCCATATATCTCTTTTGCTTTGGCGACTGCTACGCTTGAGACTGAGACTGGATTTTTGCTGATTTGAGTTAAAGCTCTAACCTCAGTGGCGCATTTAAAAGCAAAATGCATGGCACGGCTCACATTTGTAGCACAATCGCCATTGTCATAAGCAAATTTAAACGCATCTTTGAGCTGACCTGCGATTTGGGTTTCGCCCACGACTAGGCTATCAAGTGAGCTTGCCACTGCAAAAAGATGGTGGATCGCCCCCTCATCTTCATAAGTATCAGCTCTAAGCTCCAAAGCCTCAAATGGCACTAAAGTCAAAATGGATATTGAGTTTAAAATATGTTTCAAAGACACTTTTGCATCTTTAACATAAGCAAATATCTCCACACGGTTACAGGTGCTAAGAGCCATGGATTCAAGCACATTTTCATTAGCACCAATCAGCCTTAAAATCTCTCGTTTTTTATCCGCGTCTGCAAAAGAGAGCTTCTCCCTTATACTGATATCTGTATTTTTATGAGTAAAACTTACACTTATATAATGCATTAAAAGTCCCTATCTATCATGTTTGAAACGATTTGTTTCAAATCATCATTGCAAACTGAATTTATAGCTTTATTACCGTAATCTTTGGCTAAGCTTATACTATTTTTTATTATATCATATTCATCAAATTTAGCTTTTATCCAAGCGATCTGCTCTTTATTTAGCTCTTTTTTAAACATTGATTTTAAAGTCTCTTTATCTTCTTTGTTCAGTTTTTCATACAAAAACATATATGGAAGAGTTGTTTTGCCCTCTTTAAAATCATTCATGGCTGGTTTTCCAAGACTATCAGCCGTGCCAGTAATGTCTAGTATATCATCTACTATTTGAAATGCTAGACCTAAGTTTTTACCATATTTAGCATATTTTTCTTCATCTAAATTTACTAGGCTTGCTGCAGCTTTTGCACTAGCCTCTATTAAGACTGCTGTTTTTAAGTAGATCATTTTTAGATATTTTTCTTGATCGTCATTGAAACTAGCTCCAAGCTCCACATCCATGAGCTCGCCGATACTTAGCTTACAAACTGCGTCAGAGATGATGTCTGCTATTTTCATATCAAATTTAACTATCTCATTAAAGCCTTTCGAATACAAAATATCACCAAGCATTATGGCATTTTTCGTCCCAAAAAGTGAGTTTATGCTAGGTTTGCCACGTCTTAGCAAGCTATCATCTATCACATCATCATGAAGCAAACTAGCTAAATGGATCAGCTCGACAACGGCGCATAATCTCACGCTTTGCTCATTTTGGCCAGCTATTTTTAGTATTAATTTACTTCTTAGCTTTTTACCAGAGCTGATTTTTTCAAACATATCTAAAGCTGGTTTATAGCCAAGTGAGCTTATAAAACCATATAAAATTTCATCAATTTTGTCCATCTTGTCCCTCTTTGTTTGGCTCAAATTCAACATAGTCACGCCTATTATTGTCATCTATAAAGACATTAAAAATAGCCAAACCTTTTTTATACTCTTTAAACTCCAAATACAACGTCACGCTATCGGTTGGCTCGTGCTTTGTAAATGGCAAAATCTCTTGCTTGTATAGCTCAAGCCCACGTCTTAAGCTCAGCATTATTTGGCGTGGATACTTTCTAAATTTAGTATGCACGACCATATTTGTATTATCATACAAAGTCCATGAAAACTCAAATATCTCTTTTATATCCTCACGTCTATGAGTGAAAATCACAAAAGCCTTTTCATCTTTTTTTAGCTCAAATGTCTTTTTGTGTTCGAAATTTGGCGCAGCACCATTTGCAAAACTTACAAGAAAAACCACAAGAGCTAAAAGCCTACTCATTTTGAGTTAAAATATCTCCTGTAAGTCCGATATATACATCATTTAAGCCAGTTTCTAGCTCATCTTGCCTAAGAGCTAAAAATGAGTTTATATCTTGCATATTTATGCCTTTTTCTTCGCCTAATTCTCTTAAAGCTACAAGCTCCATAAAGATTTTTTCAAGCTCATTTTCTACTAAATTTCTATTTGCATTGAAAACTATATCAAAAAATTTATCCTTTGGACTACCGCCAAATATATCATCTTCGTAATTCAAATTTAATCCTTATAATTTAAACAAAGCCCAATTTTATAATAATTTCTTTAAAAGATTGATTAAATCTTTTTATCTTATTATATCTCTTTGACCTTTTGCATTTACTGGGCTCAAAACTCCAGCCATTTCTAGCTGTTCGATTATGCTAGCTGCTCTGTTGTAGCCGATTTTAAGCCGTCTTTGCAAGTAGCTAATCGACGTTTTTTCTTCGCTTAGTATGATGCTTTTAGCCTCTTCGTATAGCTCATCAGTTTCACCAATATCACCACTGCTAGATCCTCCAGCTTGTAAGTCACTAGAATCTTTCATAAAGCTCTCTTCATACACCACGTCTTCTTGGGCTTTTAGGAACTCAACTATATCTTCTATCTCTTTTTCGCTGGCAAAAGGAGCATGCAAACGCACTATTCCTGGATTTCCAGGAGGAGTAAATAGCATATCACCTCGCCCAAGCAAACTCTCAGCGCCCATTTGATCAAGTATGACCTTGCTATCTATCTTTTGACCTACCCTATAGCTTATACGACTTGGTAAATTTGCCTTTATAAGTCCAGTTACCACGTCCACGCTTGGGCGTTGCGTTGCTACGATAAGGTGAATTCCACTAGCTCTTGCCATTTGAGCAAGACGACCTATATGAAACTCCACGTCCTTGCCGCTTGTCATCATAAGATCTGCAAGCTCATCGATGATAACAACGATAAATGGCAGAGTTTCGCCACCTTCTTTTTTGATTTTTTCATTATATGTTTCTATATTTTTAGTCTTTGTTTGACTCATAATGCGGTATCTTCGCTCCATTTCAGCGACCAAATTTGCCAAAGCCGAAATAGCCTTTTTAGGCTCAGTTATGACTGGAGCTAAGAGGTGCGGGATGTCGTTGTAAATGCTAAACTCGAGCATTTTTGGATCTATCATAATAAGACGCAAAGTCTTTGGTGAGTTGCGATAAAGCAAGCTTAAAAGCATAGCATTTATTCCCACACTCTTACCACTTCCAGTAGTTCCTGCTATTAGCAAATGCGGGAGTTTTTTAAGATCTGTGATAAATGGATCTCCAACTATGTCTTTGCCAAGAGCGATTGTTAGCTCACTTTTTGCATTTTTATAAATATCGCTTTGCAAAATCTCTTTTAGGTAGATTGTTTCTATATTTTTGTTTGGTATCTCGATACCTACGACGTCTTTGCCTGGAATTGGAGCTTGGATACGGATAGTTTGGGCTTTTAGAGCCATTGCAAGGTCATCTTGAAGTGTTAAAATCTTACTTACTTTTACATGAGCTGCTGGCTTGAACTCAAATGTAGTAACCACTGGACCAGAATACGTGCGAACCACGTCTCCGTCTATCTTGAAGCGTCTTAGTTTATCTAATAAATCAGCTATTTTGCCATCAATTTCTGCTTCATTTATACTTTTTGAGCGTTTTGGTGGATCGTTTAAAAAATCCAAGCTTGGAAGTTTAAAGTCTT from Campylobacter iguaniorum includes the following:
- the hemA gene encoding glutamyl-tRNA reductase — protein: MHYISVSFTHKNTDISIREKLSFADADKKREILRLIGANENVLESMALSTCNRVEIFAYVKDAKVSLKHILNSISILTLVPFEALELRADTYEDEGAIHHLFAVASSLDSLVVGETQIAGQLKDAFKFAYDNGDCATNVSRAMHFAFKCATEVRALTQISKNPVSVSSVAVAKAKEIYGSIGGMSAVVVGAGEMSRLACKHLIGAGVNTIILNRDLQKAENLVCELGELASCASIDKLSEYVNRYRLIFSATGAPNAIITDDIIEQKDFHRYFFDIAVPRDIDISEDEFTHVYAVDDLEEIVRTNLALREEQASIAYSIVGRSTADFFKWISSQDSNPAIKALRQKAKDIAGLEVDKAIKKGYIRHCDKDEACKLVHQVFKAFLHTPSIRLKEKSNDDILSSLEYLFDIKVKKDDNLEGNE
- a CDS encoding FtsK/SpoIIIE family DNA translocase, with product MLFFGVATIVPQASFVGTFGNIIGSANQKLFGFISYIYPFILSYPVVLLCKNFKKFDFRLLGHFIGGVLMFFAFLLFISMFSKNYGGFVGGFLIESLNSVIGSIGSMVFILMIFIISFGLVFDDRLDVAIKKAFVDKTGVKQTAFVIKKDSQKPEQICKPKKEEKKAVQDKKIEIEEEKEEIKIENLEAQKAPVTINGVEILSQVAENKELLDQLEKGKIEKPKDFKLPSLDFLNDPPKRSKSINEAEIDGKIADLLDKLRRFKIDGDVVRTYSGPVVTTFEFKPAAHVKVSKILTLQDDLAMALKAQTIRIQAPIPGKDVVGIEIPNKNIETIYLKEILQSDIYKNAKSELTIALGKDIVGDPFITDLKKLPHLLIAGTTGSGKSVGINAMLLSLLYRNSPKTLRLIMIDPKMLEFSIYNDIPHLLAPVITEPKKAISALANLVAEMERRYRIMSQTKTKNIETYNEKIKKEGGETLPFIVVIIDELADLMMTSGKDVEFHIGRLAQMARASGIHLIVATQRPSVDVVTGLIKANLPSRISYRVGQKIDSKVILDQMGAESLLGRGDMLFTPPGNPGIVRLHAPFASEKEIEDIVEFLKAQEDVVYEESFMKDSSDLQAGGSSSGDIGETDELYEEAKSIILSEEKTSISYLQRRLKIGYNRAASIIEQLEMAGVLSPVNAKGQRDIIR
- a CDS encoding DUF2018 family protein gives rise to the protein MNYEDDIFGGSPKDKFFDIVFNANRNLVENELEKIFMELVALRELGEEKGINMQDINSFLALRQDELETGLNDVYIGLTGDILTQNE
- a CDS encoding polyprenyl synthetase family protein, which gives rise to MDKIDEILYGFISSLGYKPALDMFEKISSGKKLRSKLILKIAGQNEQSVRLCAVVELIHLASLLHDDVIDDSLLRRGKPSINSLFGTKNAIMLGDILYSKGFNEIVKFDMKIADIISDAVCKLSIGELMDVELGASFNDDQEKYLKMIYLKTAVLIEASAKAAASLVNLDEEKYAKYGKNLGLAFQIVDDILDITGTADSLGKPAMNDFKEGKTTLPYMFLYEKLNKEDKETLKSMFKKELNKEQIAWIKAKFDEYDIIKNSISLAKDYGNKAINSVCNDDLKQIVSNMIDRDF